A stretch of Acidimicrobiales bacterium DNA encodes these proteins:
- a CDS encoding ResA-like WAxxUGC motif-containing protein produces MILESLAVDPATFADATGWESKPEGLCKGDQCVPAPEAVTADGGLDVTVVADRLGMAIVEDPEHGLVALGPESGGRALTTATVPELPFTDADGNPFSLGSLHGRKVLLVAWASWUGCRHSLPGWQALHAELEPRGLSVVTVALDLDPSKTTEWIAAAAPTHPSLLDPHHLVDQHLGINNVPMAVWIDETGTLVRPPESASIEPSPLRDMEITDDLPERMQMMLAEVKKLPDLAEDYRAAIVDWVEKGADSRFAMAPHEVIDASQPRPIEHSRAAALFELGCHLHDTVGKDAAVPFWKQAHAANPENWTYKRQAWTLESTPPGEASDMAQEVSDTYGTTWLDDVIANGGGEAYGITPAL; encoded by the coding sequence ATGATCCTCGAATCGCTCGCCGTCGACCCTGCAACGTTCGCCGACGCGACCGGCTGGGAGTCGAAACCGGAAGGTCTGTGCAAGGGCGATCAGTGTGTGCCCGCGCCCGAGGCCGTCACCGCCGACGGCGGCCTCGACGTCACCGTCGTCGCCGATCGGCTCGGAATGGCGATCGTGGAGGACCCCGAGCACGGCCTCGTCGCGCTCGGTCCCGAGAGCGGCGGGCGGGCCCTCACCACCGCGACGGTGCCCGAACTGCCGTTCACCGACGCGGACGGCAACCCGTTCTCGCTCGGTTCGCTCCACGGCCGCAAGGTGCTGCTCGTCGCTTGGGCCTCGTGGTGAGGTTGTCGCCACAGCCTGCCCGGGTGGCAGGCACTCCACGCTGAACTCGAGCCCCGGGGCCTCTCCGTTGTCACGGTCGCCCTCGACCTCGACCCCTCCAAGACCACCGAGTGGATCGCCGCGGCGGCCCCGACGCATCCGTCGCTGCTCGACCCGCACCACCTCGTCGACCAGCACCTCGGCATCAACAACGTGCCGATGGCCGTGTGGATCGACGAGACCGGCACCCTCGTGCGACCGCCCGAGTCGGCGTCGATCGAGCCGTCGCCGTTGCGCGACATGGAGATCACCGACGATCTGCCGGAGCGGATGCAGATGATGCTCGCCGAGGTGAAGAAGCTGCCCGACCTCGCCGAGGACTATCGCGCCGCGATCGTCGACTGGGTCGAGAAGGGCGCCGACAGCCGCTTCGCAATGGCGCCCCACGAGGTGATCGACGCCTCGCAGCCCCGGCCGATCGAACACAGCCGCGCCGCCGCACTCTTCGAGCTCGGCTGCCACCTCCACGACACCGTCGGCAAGGACGCCGCCGTTCCGTTCTGGAAGCAGGCCCACGCCGCGAACCCGGAGAACTGGACCTACAAGCGCCAGGCGTGGACCCTCGAGTCCACGCCGCCCGGCGAGGCGAGCGACATGGCCCAGGAGGTATCGGACACCTACGGCACCACCTGGCTCGACGACGTCATCGCCAACGGCGGCGGCGAGGCGTACGGCATCACCCCGGCGCTCTAG
- a CDS encoding carbonic anhydrase has product MHDDDFTPSADHFLARNAEWVAEFEPRGLPVSPGRRVAIVACMDSRMPLFPILGLDRGDAHLIRNAGGVVTDDVIRSLTLSQRALGTREIILVHHTDCGLQKVTEDGFTADIESDIGVRPPWRVEAFTDPYADTKQSIQRLLNSPFIAHKDHIRGFVYDVGNGRLDEVTVD; this is encoded by the coding sequence ATGCACGACGACGACTTCACACCGAGCGCCGACCATTTCCTCGCCCGGAACGCCGAATGGGTTGCGGAGTTCGAGCCCCGTGGGCTCCCGGTGTCACCCGGTCGTCGTGTCGCGATCGTGGCCTGTATGGACTCGCGTATGCCGTTGTTCCCCATCCTCGGTCTCGACCGCGGCGACGCCCACCTGATCCGCAACGCCGGTGGGGTCGTGACAGATGACGTCATCCGCTCGCTGACGCTGTCGCAGCGGGCGCTCGGCACCCGCGAGATCATCCTCGTGCACCACACCGACTGCGGTCTGCAGAAAGTGACCGAGGACGGATTCACCGCGGACATCGAGTCCGACATCGGGGTCCGTCCGCCCTGGCGGGTGGAAGCGTTCACGGACCCCTACGCGGACACGAAGCAGTCGATCCAGCGACTCCTGAACTCGCCGTTCATCGCCCACAAGGACCACATCCGGGGCTTCGTCTACGACGTGGGGAACGGACGGCTCGACGAGGTCACCGTCGACTGA